GTAGGCTTCGTCCGTGCACAGGAAGGCAACAACAGCGCCAATGTCGGTTGGCAGGCCCACACGGCCCAGCGCTGTTTCCGCGGCTATTGTCTCGTTCATTCCGGCATTGTCACGCACGAAACCGCCCATGATATCTGTTTCTATCGCACCCGGCGCCACTACATTGGTCCTTATTTTCCTTTGTCCCAGTTCCCGGGCCATATATTTCGTCAATACTTCCACCCCGCCTTTCATAGCGGCATAGGCAGCAAATCCGGGTGTTGCGAAGCGTGTGAGCCCGGTAGAAATGTTTACGATTCCCCCGCCGTCATTCATGATCTTCAATGCCTGCTGGGTGATGAAAAACGGCGCCATCAGGTGAATGTGGATCATGTCCTTAAAGTCCGAAATGGAAGCATCGGCAAATGGGGCCGGGGAAATGCTGCCCGCATTGTTCACCAGATAGTCTATCGTGGAGGTGCCGAATTTTTCGGCCAGTGCCGGCTGTAATCTTTCCCGGAAGAAGGGTTCGTAGGCTTCATAATCAGATACGTCCAGGGGAATTGCCGCGGCTTTTTGTCCCAATGCTTCAATTTCAGCTACTACTTCCTGAGCGGCTGTTACATTGGATTGATAAGTGAGTACCACATCCAGCCCCTTTTTTGCCAGATTAACAGCCATATCTCTTCCCAAACCACGGCTTCCGCCGGTCACTACCGCAATTTTACTTTTCTTCATTGTTTACATTTTTTGATAAAGCAAAGTTCAGGCGGAGTTCATGCTTTGAAGTGCCGAAAAGTCAGAATGTTGTAGCCAAAATTCAGGGGAAGGTAGATAAGGGCCTTTCGGGGCACGGCATGCCCTTTCCCGCCGGGTGGCGGACTCCGGGCTTTTTTTGTTGCCGGGATGGTGGTTGACCAATGTCAGGGGCTTATATCGCTTTAATTTGCGATGTGATCATCAGGGATGCTATTTGCCAATAACCTCCCTGCGATGAAGAAGTCCCCAGCTCCAGAGTTCGTACAACACTTTTTTAAGTGACATGCCATGGGCTGTCATGGTGTATTCGATCTTTGGGGGGAAGGTATCATGTACATCTCTTTTGACAAGTTTGTTGGCCTGCATTTTTTTGAGTTCCGCGGACAGCGTTTTGTCCGTTATCCCATTCACTTCTCTTGCAATTTCCTTAAACCGTTTAGGCCCACTGCACAGCGAATACAGGATCAGCAACGTCCATCTGCCCTCAACAGCCTCCAGCGCATCTTTGATGGAAAGCATGGCCTTTGAGCAGTCTTCTTCTAACAGCATAGTCTTGATTTTATACTTACTTTCTTCCGGGAAAGCGCTTTCATTTTGGAAAGTGCTATCATTTGGAAAGCAAAGGTAAGTACTTTTGTGAAGTGAAGACCTTGGCATAATAAGGACCAATGTCACATGATCGGCATCAGCATAGTATTTCCGGACAAAAAAAGCAAGAACGTGATAGAGATTTTCAAAACAAATATTCAGCAGCAAAGTCAGACTGAAGCACTAGGCAGGGTACTGACAAGTATCTTTCCGGATTGCAGGATCAATTTTGACATCGATGATCGCGATAAAATACTTCGGATGGAAGGTTCGTTTGTAGATGTCCGTGCAGTGATCTCAGTTGTGGAAGACCTTGGTTTTTCGTGTAAGGTGATACCTGACCGGGTCTGTGAAGATACCGCCAATCCGCCGGAGGAAATGCGGGCATTCTGGGAAACCGGTTTTCTCGAACATAAGACCATGTGGGGTTTTGAGCCGGCAAAATCAGCCATCATCGCCAGGGATGTATTTGTGGAAGAAGGTATCAGGGATGTACTGGTGCCAGGCATTGGCTACGGCAGAAATGCGCGTGTTTTCATTGACAGCGGTATAAAAGTAACCGGTATTGAAATATCCGGGGCGGCAATTGAATTGGCAAGAGAACATTATGGTACTGATATGGACATTTTCCATGGATCAGTGACTGATATGCCCTTTGATGCGCATCTGTATGAGGGGGTTTTTTGTTACGGGCTTGTTTATCTGTTAGACCCTGACCAAAGAAAGAAGATGATAAGCGACTGTTATCATCAATTGAAGCCCGGCGGCTGGATGATCTTTTCCGTCGTCTCCAAAAATTCCCCGAATTACGGAAAGGGCAGGGAAGTTAGAAAAGACACGTTTGAAGTCGGGAGAGGGGGACAGGTGTTTTTCTATGATATGAACGCCGTTAAGCGGGACTTTG
This genomic stretch from Chitinophaga sp. XS-30 harbors:
- a CDS encoding helix-turn-helix domain-containing protein is translated as MLLEEDCSKAMLSIKDALEAVEGRWTLLILYSLCSGPKRFKEIAREVNGITDKTLSAELKKMQANKLVKRDVHDTFPPKIEYTMTAHGMSLKKVLYELWSWGLLHRREVIGK
- a CDS encoding bifunctional 2-polyprenyl-6-hydroxyphenol methylase/3-demethylubiquinol 3-O-methyltransferase UbiG — translated: MIGISIVFPDKKSKNVIEIFKTNIQQQSQTEALGRVLTSIFPDCRINFDIDDRDKILRMEGSFVDVRAVISVVEDLGFSCKVIPDRVCEDTANPPEEMRAFWETGFLEHKTMWGFEPAKSAIIARDVFVEEGIRDVLVPGIGYGRNARVFIDSGIKVTGIEISGAAIELAREHYGTDMDIFHGSVTDMPFDAHLYEGVFCYGLVYLLDPDQRKKMISDCYHQLKPGGWMIFSVVSKNSPNYGKGREVRKDTFEVGRGGQVFFYDMNAVKRDFGGYGLEDFFEIEEPNNAAGNRPSFRFIVIRCKKGE
- a CDS encoding SDR family NAD(P)-dependent oxidoreductase translates to MKKSKIAVVTGGSRGLGRDMAVNLAKKGLDVVLTYQSNVTAAQEVVAEIEALGQKAAAIPLDVSDYEAYEPFFRERLQPALAEKFGTSTIDYLVNNAGSISPAPFADASISDFKDMIHIHLMAPFFITQQALKIMNDGGGIVNISTGLTRFATPGFAAYAAMKGGVEVLTKYMARELGQRKIRTNVVAPGAIETDIMGGFVRDNAGMNETIAAETALGRVGLPTDIGAVVAFLCTDEAYWINAQRIEVSGGVHI